The window GCTTCAGCGTTAAGGCCTGAAAATAACAATGGCTGGGGTATGATGCCAGGAACTCCAAATGTGGGCTGGGGTGGACCTGTACCAGCAATCATGAATGTGAACTGGGGAGCGACTGTTCAAGCAATGCCTCAAGGGAACCCAAATCCTGGGTGGGTTCCCACTGGGCCACTTCCTGGGAATCCGAACCCCGGATGGGTTGCACAATCAGGGAATCCTGGTGTTCAGGGCGTGGCGCCTGGAAATGCCAATCCAGGTTGGGTCGCTCCAACAGTGAGCTCAGGATCAACTATTCAAGCACCTACATCTGGTAATGGGTGGGCTGCTATAGGAACTGGAAATCCTGGAGCACATATCCAAGGACCATCTCAAGGAGATTCAAATCAAGGTAGGGGTGCACCTAGTGGAAGTCGGGGGACAAGAAATAATGATCACCATGAAGATGGGAGATTCTCGGGTCAGAGGGACAAAGGATCTCATGGTAGTAATTCTGGTTACAATAGTAGGAACTGGGATAGGCAACCCTCTTCTGGAAGTAGAGGGCCTGGAGGTTCATCTAGAGGTGGCTTCAACAGGAATAAGCCCTGCCCATATTATCCGAGTGGTCGATGTATAAAGGGTCCTAGATGCAATTTTCTTCATAACTAAACAGGAGGAACAAGTAGTAATAGTAGGAGAAAGGTGATTTTGTACAGTGATTTCGTCTCTGTTTTCTTTAGTATATAGGCAATTTTGGTGTTCTATATTTGTAAAACTTGTGCAGATTAGTAGGTCAGCTCTCATCTGATCTGATACAAGCTTTTCCAGTAGCTAGAGTCAACCTGCTTCCAtatcagttttttttttaattttttgttatcAGCTTCTAATAAAGCCACAGGTGAGCTTTATGCCATATATTCTCCTAGTTTCCTTGTGTCCCTGTTGTACTATGTTTTGTACTTGGAAAGTTTCGGTTAACACACAAAATCCATACAAGTTAAACCATGAAGTTTAAGCTAGCACAAAAAGGCAATAGTAGACTTATCTGTTTGAAAACTTATTTGACCATTTTATCATCAACTTGTACTGCAGATTATAAAAATGTAAGAAACGCCTGGCTTATCCAAGGATATGAAAGAGGATAGACTTCTCTGTTTCGACTTTAGTTGATTAGATTTCTATCTTGACAATTCTCTCCAAGAGTAGAAAAAACCTCTATTTTCATTTGAGGACAAAGAACCAAAATGTCGTTTAAAACACCCTTCTTTTTTAACCAACCAAAATGTCGTTTAAAACACCCTTCTTTTTTACAGATTCCTTTTCAACAAATTGCAATCCTTCTGAATATTTGTTCTTCTGTTACCAAAATTTCCAACTTTGTCCTATAAAATCTGTCTTGATTCTTCTTCTAGCTGCATATGGCTAAAGTATTAATCTTCCCAAGATGCACATCATTTCTACATCCTTCAACATCAACTGCTGCAAATCTCTAAACCATTTGAGACTAAAACCACTCTCCAAAAtcctttctttttattcttcttctataCTCCCCTGCTCTAAATTACCCCACTACAAAACCAAACTTGAAATATCCCAATGCAAATGGAGGACAAATCATATTTTTGTCCAAACCAATGCACTACTGTCTCTTTTAGAAATCAAATGCAAATACATGACTCAACTCAAACAAATTCAGTCTCAGATGATTATCACTGGCCTATTCTCAGATGGGTTTGCTTCAAGTCGTTTAATAGCCTTTTGTGCCCTCTCAGAAAAGGGTAATCTTAATTATTGTAAAAAGATTTTGTATAATATGGAAAACCCAAATACATTTTCTTGGAATATGGCTATAAGGGGCTGTGGTGAAAGTGAAAACCCCAAAGATGCGATATTTTTGTACAAACAAATGCttaacatggaaaacacaaatacATTTTCTTGGAATATGGATATAAGGGGTTGTAGTGTAAGTGAAAACCCCAAAGATTCCATTTTTTTGAACAAACAGATGCTTATAACTAAAGGGAGTGAATGTATTTGTTTGAAGCCTGATAATCATACTTTTCCTTTGTTGCTTAAGATATGCTCTAGATTGGATTTGTATTATATGGGTCAAGAGATTCTTGTGCATATTTTGAGGTTTGGTCATGATCAAGATGTGTTTGTGCACAATGCAATGATTCATTTTTTGGTTTCTTGTGGGAAGTTGGAGGATGCAAATAAGCTGTTTGATGAAAGTTCTATGAGGGACCTAGTTTCTTGGAATTCACTGATTAATGGTTATGTTAGGACTGGGAGACCGAGGGAGGCGTTGATGGTATTTGAGAAGATGAAAATGGCATCTGTGGAGCCCGATGAAGTTACTATTATTGGGATAGTAGGGGCGTGTGGTCAGCTTAAGAATTTGGAGCTAGGGAGGAGGTTACATAGCTATGTTATGGATACAGGCTTGAATATTCACGTACCACTTTGCAATGCACTCATAGACATGTATGTGAAGAATGAGAGTGTACACGAAGCAAAGGCTTTGTTTGATAGGATGGAGGAGAGGACTATGGTAAGTTGGACTACAATGATTAGTGGGTTTGCTAAATTAGGCCTTTTGGATGCAGCGAGGAGGCTTTTTAATGAGATGCCAGAGAAAGCTATTGTACAGTGGAATGCCTTGATCGGAGGTTATGTCCAAGCTAAGTGTGGTAAAGAGGCACTGGCTTTGTTTCACGAAATGCAAACCATGAATGTAAAACCTGATGAAGTGACTATGGTTAGTTGCCTATCAGCTTGTGCGCAGCTTGGCGCACTTGATATTGGGTTTTGGATTCACCACTACATCAAAAAACATAAGCTTTGTCTAACTGTTTCACTGGGAACCGCGCTTGTTGATATGTATGCCAAATGTGGTAATGTGGAAAAGGCACTTCAAATTTTTCATGAGATGCCCGTGAAAAACTCATTGACTTGGACAGCTGCAATTGGTGCCTTAGCATTTCATGGAAATGGACGTGATGCTTTGTCATATTTTTCGAAGATGGTTGACGGTGGCCTGATACCAGATGATGTCACATTTCTCGGGGTCTTATCAGCTTGTTGTCATGGAGGTTTGGTTGAAGAAGGGCAAAAGCTTTTTGCTGAAATGAGTGCAAATTTCAAAATTCCTCCTAAATCTAAACATTACTGTTGTATGGTGGACCTTTTGGGCAGGGCAGGGCTTTTGCATGAAGTTTATGAGTTTGTCCAGAGAATGCCAATGGCGGCTGATGCTTCAATATGGGGAGCACTGTTTTTTGCTTGTCGAGTTCATGGGAACGTCGAGATGGGGGAAAAGGCAGCTCTGAAACTTCTTGAGTTTGATCCTGGTGATAGTGGAACTTATGTCTTACTTGCTAATATGTATGTTGAAGCAAATATGCGGTTTAAGGCACGAGATGTTAGGAAGATGATGGATGAAAGAGGATTAGAAAAAACACCTGGTTGCAGCTCCATTGAAGTAAATGGAAAACTTTTTGAGTTTATTGTTAGAGACAAGACACATCCACGGTCCGATCAGATTTATGAAAGTTTGATTCACTTAACGAGACATATGGAAATAGTTAATTGTTTTCCATTTACCGGATATGACCTCCTACTCGATACTGATGTTCACTGCTCAATATAAGAATTCTGTCGCCAAACCTACTTAAGCTACATAAAAGCTTGGCCCCACAGACATGTTCCAATGGTTAGGAGGGGACAGGAGTTGACCTGCAATCGTCAGGCCATGAGCCTGACTACTTGATCATCTTCTTCTCCTGCGGAGGTATTGTGACTTGCATTTGAACACTCCTGCATTACTCCATGGCTCATTTTAAGATCATATTATCTGAATATTAGGTGGTATCTTGCTAGATGTGAATTCTGTTTCTTTCTAAATTAGTTCCTGTTATGTTGACCAactcttaggtcatattttaacGGTTTAGTTATGCAACTCAACTCATTGTTTCAAGCGTAGTGGTCATCCTGATCTTTTAAGCTGAAGATGTAATCAAAATCCTACTCTTTGTTCTTGCTAAGTCAGTGAAAAAAGTTTACTCCTATTGTATCACATCTTGTAGCTTAATTGTAGATTTGGAGAGACAAAGTTATCAAAAGTTAGCTTTAAAAGGAGCTCGATTGTTTCTTTCTTAATTCTTAAACTCTTTCTCATAGTTGCCATTATGGGTGTCGTCGTCCTAGATTAGGGAAAATATATAAATGGGTCTCAAAGATTGTAGCAGCTAATGCTTGCCATTCTTAAGGGTTCGTCTGGTACAATATATCCCACCattgtaccaaacgaccccttaagaATGGGGTGGGATATACCATGGGATTAGCTATCCCACCTTCTATATGGAATAACTAATCCCACCATTTTAATGTAAAATTTATCCCCATATTAGCTAATACCTCTGACCAAACATGGGATAAATACAATTTCAAATTCTATCTCGGGATTATTATCATTATCCcatgtaccaaacgacccctaagagtTGTAAGGAAATATAGTGTCACAAGATTGTTTCGTCCAGAAGTATAATA is drawn from Nicotiana tabacum cultivar K326 chromosome 9, ASM71507v2, whole genome shotgun sequence and contains these coding sequences:
- the LOC107785689 gene encoding pentatricopeptide repeat-containing protein At2g22410, mitochondrial-like, encoding MHIISTSFNINCCKSLNHLRLKPLSKILSFYSSSILPCSKLPHYKTKLEISQCKWRTNHIFVQTNALLSLLEIKCKYMTQLKQIQSQMIITGLFSDGFASSRLIAFCALSEKGNLNYCKKILYNMENPNTFSWNMAIRGCGESENPKDAIFLYKQMLNMENTNTFSWNMDIRGCSVSENPKDSIFLNKQMLITKGSECICLKPDNHTFPLLLKICSRLDLYYMGQEILVHILRFGHDQDVFVHNAMIHFLVSCGKLEDANKLFDESSMRDLVSWNSLINGYVRTGRPREALMVFEKMKMASVEPDEVTIIGIVGACGQLKNLELGRRLHSYVMDTGLNIHVPLCNALIDMYVKNESVHEAKALFDRMEERTMVSWTTMISGFAKLGLLDAARRLFNEMPEKAIVQWNALIGGYVQAKCGKEALALFHEMQTMNVKPDEVTMVSCLSACAQLGALDIGFWIHHYIKKHKLCLTVSLGTALVDMYAKCGNVEKALQIFHEMPVKNSLTWTAAIGALAFHGNGRDALSYFSKMVDGGLIPDDVTFLGVLSACCHGGLVEEGQKLFAEMSANFKIPPKSKHYCCMVDLLGRAGLLHEVYEFVQRMPMAADASIWGALFFACRVHGNVEMGEKAALKLLEFDPGDSGTYVLLANMYVEANMRFKARDVRKMMDERGLEKTPGCSSIEVNGKLFEFIVRDKTHPRSDQIYESLIHLTRHMEIVNCFPFTGYDLLLDTDVHCSI